Part of the Pomacea canaliculata isolate SZHN2017 linkage group LG11, ASM307304v1, whole genome shotgun sequence genome is shown below.
CTTCAGCTCTCTAAACTTGTACAATGTCGCCTTTATCCTGTCAGACATAACCACCTTTGTCGCGTATCGCAGTCGGGCGCTGCAAGACtcgcactctcacacacactcacaaccgCACACACAGACTTCTACGCGCCTGAAGCGAGCAACTAAGCCAATCACTTCTCAGTGGACAGAAAACGCATACACGAGAGGACAATACAACACACACGTTTATTGGCAGTACCCAGACTACGACTCGCCAACTTCAAAggataggaaagaaaaaaataatccccGGTCAGATCAAACGACCGGATATGCCGCCCCAGCAAGCAACACGCGACAACCTTAACTGCGACTCCATACATTGTAACATGTCAGACATGTTCTTAAAGACTGTCATCGCAAAAGGCATAAATTTAGCTTTCcgcagatgacgtcacgatttagcctcgcaagggcttctgggaatgccatgcggacaaataaatatattcccCGCATGTACTACAGTAGCGTTTGCAGCGggtgcgttgctgtgcagtttattgttccaaaaaaaagtgagagtgtaaaaatacagtttcaaattggaaaaatgcaaatggaggCGGTGGTTTTAACGGAGAAAGACGTACCTGGAGCCTTCCTTGTCGGCGATCCCTCTGAATACCGGCTAACAGAACTAAAACGATGGCTCGAATGCCACGGACAGAGTAAGAATGTGACTTGACGAGAGGCAATTGAAAAAGTTCGTGCATGTATTGCATTGGGTATAAAAGTTAATCCAGGGGTTTGTGTAGCTTTGTGGTTTGGGCTAGCCGACTTACATTCAGCAATGCACTCTCAGACACGGCATTGTCCTTCAGCAGTACCTTAACCACCAATGTAAAGACAGTCCTACTGCATGGTTCAGAAACCTAGAGAGTgaaaaacaccatcaacaacaagctccagacctctaccaaccgatgcctacgccatattctgtgAATAAGAAGGCATgtaaagatctccaacagcagcctgtggaaaagaaccaatcagaatgccattagccaagacatcacaaagtgCACATGAGAGTGGATAGGatacaccctgcacaaaccagctgacacgaTTGCCAGGGTTACTttactggaaccctcagggtaggaggagagttgggagaccaaagcagacttggaaaagaacagtaggcAAAGGACATGGGAACCAAATGGGGCTAACTGAGGGGGCTACCCTATACcaggtccgctggtgaggtcTTGTTGTGGTCCTATTCTCCctgaggagtagcaaggaaagGACCTTGTGTATTAACAGCAAAGAGCTAAATACAACTGTGTGTTTAAAGCAAGCACCTTGGTACAATTGTACCCGTAATAAAATGACGAGAACAATACAGGGACTGTGATGTACACGGATTATTCTTAGCTGTGTCACCGAGTCTTCAAACATTGTGTGTAGGCGACCACGTggacatacagagagaaagataaagttgAACAGTAACTGATTGTGTTCTCTAGTTACTGTAGCTTAATATCCTGTTTCTATATAAGTTACAGGCATTAGTGAGGACGAGTGGTTACGTGCCagtaatcacgtgactgtcacactagtgtctgtgaagatgtttgtccGGTTGTAGTTTCCTGACCACTCGTCATGTAGACAAAGTGTCGTTGTGTAACACAAGTCTGTAGGTGAGGGCACGTGCAGCGGTCACACAACGTCCCTGTTGTGGTCATCACTGGTCTCTCCACACTCTAGACTATTCCTgactttaatttaattttacaaaactattttttcctaaatcttatcaaaaacaaaagtaatcatagattatttgtaaaattaaacattagtTTTGGAGTAAAAAAGCACTTAGTAATTTAGTCCAacttacaaagaaaatttaaaaaatctgttttaatgaGATTAATTTGTAAGTTAGTTTATTAACAAGATTGGATTGCTCGATCCTTTGGGAAAATTCTCAGCTGCATATCCCACCTCTGATGTGTTCCCTTCTCTAACTGTCTACCACCTACTATGTAGCCttcgctatataaatcttcagtcCATCTAACGCCCCTAAATAACCTGTAGGTGCTACACAAGGAGATccttgttattttaattttactccgtctgttttgttttctaaactACAAGGTTATTAAAAACAGATGtgactaaacaaaaataaattctacatCTGTTTCCTAACCCTTTTCACCTTTcctagagaaatattttatccttGACACCAGATACACTACTAATGAACGATTCACCAAAAGCTCTCGAATAATTGTGACTACGGACTGTAGCATCGTAGCTGCTGCTCTGTCGATAAACACTTCAGTCTCTTGTCATGACAATACAAACACAGTTTAGTTAGCATCAAACACACACTTAAAAAGTCATTTCGGGTAGAAAGTTCACTGTGTAGCATCAGGCGCTCACCCTGACTGGTTGGTGATCTGCTTTCAGagattattctctctctcactctctgaaATACAGAGGGTAATAATTGGAGATAAAAGAGTCAATGCGTTCTTGTTAACCCAAGTGTTTCTCAGAGAACATAGTGGTTTGTGACTACTCAGTAAGTTTGTGTCATGGTGACCCAGTGCAGTGTTGTAAGCGGGTGTCGCATCTAGAGAAATATAACATATGGTCGACACGCGGTCCTCACTGTCAAAgacaaagcttttatttttttatatttttttaattttttggaGCACTGCTTGTCACAATCTTTCATACCTGTGCCACAGCTGCACTGTCTGCtgcaagcttttttctttgaaactaaGTCAAGAAGTCGAGGAAAAATACTAAGATAAGCAAGATATTTCGGGATTTGGTCGCATTCAAGCTCAATAGATTGGAACCTTCTGACATCTTACAAACCCAGCGATCAGAATTGCAATAAATGATGTGACCTCTccctgagtgagtgagtgagtgagtgagtgagtgagtgagtgagtgagtgagtgagtgagtgagtgagtgagtgagtgagtgagtgagtgagtgagtgagtgagtgagtgagtgagtgagtgagtgagtgagtgagtgagtgagtgagtgagtgagtgagtgagtgagtgagtgagtgagtgagtgagtgagtgagtgagtgagtgagtgagtgagtgagtgagtgagtgagtgagtgacaagCAGTACAAAAACAACGCATCACAAGATTCTTTTAAATCTTCCACCTCCGCACGTTCACATGACGagtaaacttattttcttcGAATTCAGAGGCTACTCGGCCTTCTTGCAGACCATACTGAACCCCTCGCGACAGCACTTCTCGTCGGACGCACACGACGCGTCACTGCTGCAGCTGTCGGGCAGCCTGTTGGACTTTGGGCAGCTTCCTGTTCacaacaaagggagataacacagTAAGCaattaaatatacaagaaatattatGGCCTGtgaatttcttttgtcttatccGTAGCTACTGGCTAGTGTCAGTTCTGGTAATAAACTGCAGCAAGGTGTAGGTGTAGCATTTAATGACTTTTATCCTTTAAGAACCtgtcaacaatatttttgaGCGCGTGCTGTTTCCCTCAAAGGACTTCGACAGGGtcgagaaaataaaaaactacaATTCATGAAGGTGATGGTCCGACATTAGTTCCGTGCATGCTCACTGGCGTCCCTCTAATTAACCTCGTGTAAAGAGCACTTACCTGCGTGAACCTGCACTGGCTCCATACACACCGTGCCGCAACCGTTGGAGCAGCATTTCaaccctgtgacgtcaccaaaaGGGATTTTTATCATGACAATACAGGTTAATGTCGTTGTTTAAAGATCTTTACAAGACTAACCAATTAAGCAAATATGTTACTTATACTAAGAATATTATTTGCATGCACACTAcgcgtacacacagacacacacaggtacaaacGCGTAcacgcacttacacacacacacacacacacacacacacacacacacaaaacaacctTTACAATTGAGATTCAAGACTGACCCGAATCACATGGAGTCATCGGTGCAGAGTTCGACACAGATGTCGGGAAAACCGGAAGGGtttgcagggcttctgctaaggctaaattctttggggtcccagggaccccttcttcagatttttaaggggtcccaggctaactctaaggggtccctttacaatgtgagaaaaatctacaaatcaacatactttgttcaactgcctttcaggcacacaaagcactgtaatgtctagtcagaaacggcgagatttctgtgccatgaagtctgtgcaagcatctgtgatgagcttatgctcactgtacttggggtgctcactttctttccatttctaaggcaatgaatttaacctcgctgtcaacgacatctttgaaataagttaaataagctgcccctggtggtggatgggagaggatgtatgaaagtatgaatgcctcacaTGCCATCagtcaagaggaagttctcgaccgtaacctggcaattaataagttagtgagaactagagttgtaagaaacatcaacaagaggtggcacgttgctaaaagtataaaagttgggataaaaaaaactggcgcaaggtagaaaagcgaacctctgCAAGACGTGGCGcccacagctcagtgacattcagtggattctgaatgttacgtaaatcatgagatgaagggggatcgaaggtgtttgaaactgtacaaataaattaaaggagtttcagttgcaaactatatttagcaataaaactcctttctcagccgactagtacttgatgtagggtctaagaaaagtgaggcgaaacggcttctatttcaacatactgtctttccttacatctttctttactcataagaggggatagtAATAtctaatattttcagttcattcctcctgatgactgacctaaagtacacctcggtttgagtccaatctttgaacttttacaaatggccaacaattcacgactgcaacatactgcccccactgtgtctttcttcgcttatctaacccgaccattatgcgatcaGTTcacttgtttttatgtttgtgtcatttgcgctgttcattcttgtttcctttataaattctagttttgtttgtttgtggagaatagagtcagtcctaaccccgacacaatgttcagatagaagtcgtttcgcatcaaCGCTCAGAACCCTACCGCAAGTACTGGTAGGGTGAGGGTCGTCGCGAGTGAGTAGAAGATTGAGTGTGATAGTCAAAGAAAAAGTGCACCCTCCACAAAACGTTACAGTCAATAGCAACCAACAACAGAtgataaaacaacaacaacaaaaatgatcCCACTGTGGGGAAGTAACTGATTGCTACAGACTGTGATCATGACGATGACCATAGTGAACCCGGTTCTAGCTCGAAGCTACTCTCCGTGctgaatgcacacacatacatacacacaaggaagcacacatacacgcacacatacacacacacgcaaatgTAATGTCACACACATCCACGCCTAAGGGAGTCAAATGAAACAGATGTgcttaaagttatttttgaacgtgaattaaaaaaaattctttgttttaattgtttgtgctCACTGTGTCGATGTCGTGTCGactgcgaatgatggacgtttcctgaatgcgtgtaTTTTAGATGTTGTCGCGTACCAACCCCCAGACGGCGGAGGATCCACGCCCGTAACCGTTTGCTCAGCTGGTTCGAACGCGACACCCCCACGCTCGGCCGGAGAAAGCTTGCGTACAAACCATTCGAACCCCGGGTTGAGCGCACCTGGGTGCTCCCTCGATGGCTAGGCCGCACACTGGCGCAGAAGGGTCCCGCTCACGCGCTGACGAAGCGATGAgggcgcagggtcgacacaatggcggacagtcacacaaaagaggACGACGACACGGATGAGGAGCACAAGACGTCCAGAGAGATAACGATTACGTAGAACATGTGGAACACGTAGAATACGGAGAAGACGTAATAtatgtagaagaaaacaaatggaagcctgaaaaaaaaacaacaatttatcCAATCAACAGGCGGCTCTTCCACAACTGCACAATTTTAAAACCAATCTTCTAATACAGgtgtacatacatgtgaccGTTAAAGCGTCGGTCCTAAAGCATACAAgtccatttaataaaaaaacgggtgcgcgccacatgcgccgcgACCCGGCCAATACAAAAGCCATCCTAACTGGGTACAAATCTTACACTCCGAAAAAAATCGTGAACATAGTCATTAACATATATAGATCAGCTCATTCGCACTCCAACCGCCAACTAAGGGCCCTACAGACTAGAAAAGTGTAGAACTCAAAGAAATAGACTTTACTCACCTAAATCGGCTTGTGatgagagaccagcgccggccgctagggccacggtcctccaccgtcccccacgtccggcgccgtccgttgctggatgaagactctccagaaaagacagaaaaacgcgccaaggaccccATGCGCgcgaaaagcaagaaaaagacaaagaaaagggggggggggagggaagaaaagtaaaaaggGAGGGGCGTTGCTGTCCCGTCCCGAAAAGAAGAGACCTGTGGAGACCCTGCGAGCAGCGGACGCGCGACGACGCCGTGAGTCAGGGCTCTAgggctcgcgagacggatagggttacacagGGACCCAGGTAAACCGTCCCTTGATTCTCCCCGTCCGCACGCTCCCACCCAGCGACGGGCCAGCACAGTACGAgaagcacaacacggacagcagaaCAATCGCCGACATGCGACAAGGATTATACAAATAATGGCAGAATGATACAATTCCAATATAACCATATGGtcgttatctagggtgtcccgttattcTAATTGTTCTCCTTCTTCTAGTCCAGATATCTAATGAGCCACGATTCAACTAATCTTAAtcacactacacactgcacacaccacacgccacctatctttacacacaagtctctagtcacgtgacggcCCTCCTTGATCGACGTCCTGGAATCCGCTGGTGTCCTCCGTCGTTCGTGTCGGCCTCCTTCTTCACGTGCAGAGTGTCTGGCACCACCGCGTGCCTACCTGTACCTCGTCCCTATGCCCGTCGTGACACCTCGCCGCTAACACGTCATCACTTACCTGTTTCACATAATAGTTTGCTTACCAGCGCGTCCGCCTGTTTCGTAGGGGGGGGGGAACAGAAGTGAGAgaccaacactatagccctatactagttatcacatgacaatgTCCACCACCTAATTGAACCGGAAAAATACTGTAAATGCAtctaaaatttcttttaccatTACTAGttggttttcattttcaaaacgcgttttaaagaaaatgtaaagaagatGCAGACCctgtctctttctcactcttgtCTCATATACACACCACAAATGAACAcgctcacacccacacatctTTTCTTGACACTTCAAAGCACCGAAAGCATGAACATGTTCACAGTTGATTTATTACATTCACGATCTTCACAGTAAGTCGATCAACAAGGGGAGTTTTTAATGTAATGTTTCCTACAAGCACATCTGATCTTGGGCGGAGACAACACATCTTTTGTATTCATCCGCTTGTGCTTCGTGCGCCGGTTTTGGAACCAGACTGTGACCTGAGAACAAAAGACGAAGTCACGTGGGTGAGTAGCGTGGTGGTATGGTGAAGCCTCCGTCAGTCCATCTCCACTAGTCGAACCACACACAAGCTTACTCAGTCGGTCAgtgtattatttaaaagaaaaaatattttcaaacattataCACGTATTGGTTATCATTACACATTAAAGTGTAGCCCGCACACGATGTTTTGTCCAAGCAACCAACTTAACCATTCTAATCAAACATTTGCCCTAACACACTAGCTCAACATactaaacacactaaacacctaaaaaaagacaataagtagaaattacattttctacATCGTGCATGGAGCCATGTCTGCATGAGGTCAGTCTCAGCGCCAGCTTATGACAGGGTACAAATTCTTGAGATGCTCACCACACAGCATGCCAGTACCCTTAACATTCTATCGGCTATTGAACTCTTGTTATCGATAATTCGAATTAATTAAGACGGCCAACATGATTTGCAAAATGAATGCTACACCACGCTAACATCGAAAAGAAAGCAGCTCCCACCTGTCACTAGCATTGTAACAAACAAGCAGTAACTTTCCCAGCCACTACAGCTACCCAGGATAATTTGCACGTGAGCTGCACaggtgaacactactcacctGTCTCTCTGTCAGCTGTAGCTTGCTGGCGAGAGTTTTGCGCTCCTGACCCACCACGTGGTGCTTCTTCTCGAATGCCTGTtccagctgcagcagctgcgaGCGGGAGAACACTTTTCTGTTCTTCCGATACGGGTGGAAAAGAGGGCCTGGGGGTGGGCCGCCTGTCACAAAGAAGAAGACACTTTgatcattaatttttatatcaGCTAATGCCTCCCTCTTCCCAACCCCCTCGGCGAGTTAAATTTTCTGTCGCGCGCTTGCACATacaaggaacaaaaaagaaaaaagttattaaaaaatgcTTGAAGTGGTTCTGCTAATCATACGGTTTTACTGTTGGAGAAAAGTGTCATAAATGTGATTTAAATCGTTTCAAATGAGAGTATTATTGCTTTTCCATTTCTAGTTCTGCTTAGATTTTTCGACACTTGGTTTTGAATCCCCAGATAATTACTTTGAAATTTTAATATGACCATAATTTTCTAAGAAatataatgtttaattttgaGATTTCTTGTTATGACtgacaatgttggtttgttggtttaacaaaaacgaaaaacaacCGACTTATCAACATTTGTTAACCACTTACACCATGTCCTCATGGCCAAATGTTTCGCATATCGTTGAATATTCATAGTtaggtttattattattttttattattaataaacgtAGGCAGATTCgtacaggcaaatcattttgtttcagtCAGAGAAAGAATGCACAATTGTCCGACGCCGCTAGCTGTGTCGTGACAATGAATAATGCTTGATGTGTAAAAGACTTGTTTATTCCGTGTTTGCATATCTTGTCAGGAGGAGCAGTTTATCttacaaccaagaaaaagaaattgtccCCGATCATTAAAATTTCAGTGACAGTGTAGAGTCGACTTCATTTAAAACTTACTTTACATATTCTATCCAGCTTCTTTAAGATGGTCACGAGACTGGTAATGATATgatttgcggccctatgctcctcaggggagcaacaaggaataaactaagctACTAAATGATATGCTGGTTTATTCAAGGTTACTAGGATTCCAGCAGTAtagaaagatgaagaagacatgTCAATCAAATCAGCTTGTACACTTACTGGGGTACTTAGGGTCCTTGAATCCAGAGTTGCGGGTCGCAGGCAGAGTGTGTGCGGACTGGTGATGTGCGATGTCCCGCTGCAGACTGTACAGGAGGGGGTTGACGGGCAGAGCCCCGAGCCCCTGGTGAGGTCCCATCAGGGTGTTCATGGCAGCCGGCAGGCTGCGGTTACACACACGCAAGGGCTGCTGGTACAGGTTGGCTCCTTCGTGGTCTCTTCCATCAGCTGCCGCGGCCAGCGCATGACCTGCgtgttggtgatgatggtggtgaccAGTGTGGTGACCATGATGAGGTCCAAACGCCCCACTACCCACCAGCACCACCTTCTCTCACAGTCCCTCGAGCCATGATCACTGGGCACCTCTGTGGTGAAGTCTCTATCTCTTGCACGCTCTCTGTCCGGAAGACCCCGCTCCTCAAACGGTCTCCAAACCAcgccactgctgctgctgcaggtggTGTTCTGGCGCCGGCCCGGACTGTCATCACGGCGTCCGATCAGCGATTCGATGGAGAAATTGATGGCGCTGGCTGCCACCACTGCCGCAGCagtcatgatgatgaggatgaggacaACGATTCCCAAACGCAGGTACTCACCGTTACAGGTGCGCTGAATACAGTTGAGTCTTTGAAACACGGTCAAGGGATGCAGGGGGACGACTGAGGTCCAGTGTTTGCCTAATTCTCTCTTTCGATGCCAGACTGGTGAGGGTGCTCCTCGCAGACCTCTCAGCTCCTCGTCATTCACCTTTGCTCTCTTAGGTCAAAACACGTGATGTTAGcgggttttttggggtttttttttacctgtctgtTCCTTCCGCTGGCGAGCAGCCGGTCATACCAGCCAATTAAACGCCAATTACGGTCTCGGAAGGCGGAGCTCGTTGTAACGCGTCAAGCCATTGGCTGATGGCAGCAgtcacacgcgcgcgcactcGCCAGGCAGGAGGCGGCGCCTTCAAGACAGTCTCCAGCCATGTCGCCCCGCACATGGGCCGAGTTGTTCAAACCGCCGTTACAACACGTAAATGCCATCGCTTGCACGAAGGTTGAGAAGAATCgggaagatttttttatttgcttagaACTGAGAGGGGGAAAGAGTAAGGCAGCTTGTATTTTTATGATgtgcatttttatcttttgcgAACCATTATTCCCAATGATCATACAAAAAGATTTACTAACAATTCAATGTTTCTTACTGGCAGGTGAagtatgcaaacaaaatcagtggctggagaCACTATCATACACATTAATATATGCTGTACAGTtgtcacaagaaagaaaaattactgcggaccaccaaggcctaaaaatcactctgtactattaatttcaaatttaaattgccgcatttgtttcattttaattcaaaactcaATGttcttttgtgacagtagtatagtaataagttgacataaagcTACGTATGCATCGTTCTCTGTAATTAAACTGTTAATGCGAGGAGTGCATcgctttaaacatcactttaaacatcactttgctgacatgatgactgtcagccgcggaccacctgacttatgcccgcggaccacactttgagaaccactgttctagtctgatccgactgcTTCGCACCTCCATCGGCTTTCAATCGTTCtcctctttctcatcttacagacgaactaacaagtaaaacccaactgactacatgtttgctgcttaaatagtagaaaagtggttttctacaagaactcattacgaccagaggcgttagaacccagaagtgtcaaagaatgacttattaaaattaaatcttttttcgagaatttgctgtcagatttgattaataactttataagtaagaactactttttgtcaagaaaaagtacgtctgtttttcaattgcaggagtgcatcatacacacatggatgcttgcatgcctcccaaatcatacctacacttatgagtagaggatttcaaacactcgtgtaaaaggttttatggagtgcacactgatggagacaagaaatttgtagcaccttgctctagtcttattttgctgtgtggtctaaaactcaagctatcacagcttccagcatctagaccaggggtgtcaaactcaattacccaggaggccaaatctcacatcgtccacaaggtggcgggccgaaggttattatttaagtccgataactttttattgaacagtaaaaaactaaactttttgttattaattttgtgtaaacaaaatcatacattaaaacaaaattaaagtaataacaaaccaaggattagcagtttttcttcttaatttattttgtcagaagtggacgtttgacattttttcttggcaacaagtttgtttatgtttaaagtaagtttctgtgttgtggagattctcaagatggactgcaagtgtacatcagtaagacgactcctgtgtgatgtttgttgatcttcatcacagagaaaagttgctcacacaaatatgtactgccaaacatgctcaagattcgagcctagtcaccctttgatctcggaccgattcagggaagttaacaggtactaaaaatcttcgactcgcggcccgtgttcagggcagggtgtcgcgtgtcaaaggtcagatttatgggccccgccttcaccatcccttctGGACATCAACAGGaccggtggtaacttgaccagtgcagtgttggtggtctgtacaaacttcactaaactcatcccatcccttgctgtcctcgacggaacttttctgttgtttgccttttacttgtcgccgggccattaacaatgatttactaaacTTCTCTCGCGGgtcaggtaaaatttcatggcggtCCGGATGTGGCCCTCTGGTcaggtgtttgacacccctgatgTAAAGGAAATAATCCCTAATGTTGGTGGTAAGTATATAGGCTGAAAAGTTTTGCACTGTTTTGAGTACATTATTGACAATGTATAGAAAATACcagcagtttgaagcaaatacTGAGTGTATGCAGAAgcagtttttttcttatgtatAATAATAGTGGGGTTTCCTGTAGACAATGCTATGATGTGAAAGGTATTGATTCTACATTCAGTTATTTTAAGTTCgacttcatttttgtttttttaaatgctctaTTCATATACAGTGTATTAATAATGCGGTATCAGTAAACtcttaatttatttcaaatgagatAACATTGTATATCTCTACTTTTTCAGGACCTGCACTACTTCATGATTTACAGTTTCTTAGCCTGTGTATAGTGAAGAAGAGCATGTTGAAAACTGctacaaaattaaaagtatacatgtattcaaattttcacaaggaatttttaattgattgtaaaGATATTGAAAGGCATATCCCATCTCTGCATCAATATGGATCTGCCTAATGGTATTTGAAAAGATGGTAAATGAAAACTACAACTTGGCTAATAATCAGTCTGCAACTGATTTAAGCGAAGTTGCTGATGAGGAAATAGAGACTGTATAGTATATTGGAGGCTATGTGCTATGCAATGTTAAGAAATGAGCAATTAAATTCTCATAATaagaaagatgatttttttttcatgtttaaaagaacTCACACATGAACCTAACACCAGAACAAGATCTTCTGAGCCTGCTGTGAAATGAATGACACATAATGGATAGATGGGGACTTACAGAATTAAAACCCATGTGATTCAAATTTTTCTGAAGTTCAAGTCTATATTTAGACAATGCTTTGATGGccaggtggattttttttccttttcaccagGCCTTTTCATATTGCTTAgtttgctgtgaaaagaaaatgtcattagcaaacatatttagtaaaacggaaattaaaatatc
Proteins encoded:
- the LOC112575609 gene encoding homeobox protein EMX1-like; translated protein: MNTLMGPHQGLGALPVNPLLYSLQRDIAHHQSAHTLPATRNSGFKDPKYPSGPPPGPLFHPYRKNRKVFSRSQLLQLEQAFEKKHHVVGQERKTLASKLQLTERQVTVWFQNRRTKHKRMNTKDVLSPPKIRCACRKHYIKNSPC